In Sphingobacterium zeae, one genomic interval encodes:
- a CDS encoding class I fructose-bisphosphate aldolase produces the protein MQYIEKIQAHLGAEASYLLEFDQPAVSKTMLHLPQAEFIDQVYSSSDRSPQVLRSLGQLFGTGRLANTGYLSILPVDQGIEHSAGASFAPNPQYFDPENIVKLALEGNCNAVASTFGVLGAVARKYAHKIPFLVKINHNELLTYPNRADQILYGTIREAWNMGAVAVGATIYFGSEESDRQIIEVAKAFEEAHSLGMATVLWCYLRNSAFKVGDKDYHLAADLTGQANHLGVTIKADIIKQKLPELNGGFKALNMGKSSYGKLDERMYTQLSSDHPIDLCRYQVLNCFAGRAGLINSGGASGQNDIQEAVKTAVINKRAGGTGLISGRKAFQKPMQEGVALLHAIQDVYLCDEVSIA, from the coding sequence ATGCAATACATCGAAAAAATACAGGCACATCTAGGTGCAGAAGCGAGTTATTTGTTAGAATTTGATCAACCTGCAGTTTCCAAAACAATGCTACATCTCCCACAAGCAGAATTTATTGACCAAGTATACAGTTCAAGTGATCGTAGCCCGCAGGTTTTGCGCAGTTTGGGCCAACTTTTTGGAACGGGTCGATTGGCTAATACCGGGTATCTTTCGATATTGCCTGTGGACCAAGGTATTGAACACAGTGCCGGAGCTTCTTTTGCTCCAAATCCACAGTATTTTGATCCGGAAAATATTGTCAAGCTAGCTTTGGAAGGGAATTGTAATGCCGTGGCTTCTACCTTCGGTGTATTAGGAGCTGTTGCCCGAAAGTATGCACACAAGATTCCGTTTTTGGTTAAAATCAATCATAATGAACTGTTGACCTATCCCAATCGCGCCGACCAAATCTTGTACGGAACCATTCGCGAAGCCTGGAATATGGGTGCTGTTGCGGTAGGGGCAACCATATATTTTGGATCTGAAGAATCAGACCGGCAGATTATTGAAGTAGCAAAAGCATTTGAGGAAGCACATTCCTTGGGAATGGCGACGGTACTATGGTGTTATTTGCGTAATTCGGCTTTCAAGGTCGGCGATAAAGATTACCACTTAGCTGCAGACCTGACTGGGCAGGCCAATCATTTGGGCGTAACCATCAAAGCGGATATTATTAAGCAAAAACTACCCGAGTTGAACGGTGGCTTTAAGGCGCTGAATATGGGGAAAAGCAGTTATGGAAAGCTAGATGAACGGATGTATACACAGCTTTCTTCCGATCATCCTATTGACCTCTGCCGCTACCAGGTTCTTAATTGCTTTGCTGGTAGGGCAGGCTTGATCAATTCTGGCGGGGCTTCAGGACAGAATGACATCCAAGAAGCTGTAAAAACGGCGGTTATTAACAAGCGCGCTGGCGGAACTGGTTTGATATCCGGTCGTAAAGCCTTTCAAAAACCGATGCAAGAGGGTGTAGCACTGCTTCACGCTATTCAAGATGTATATTTGTGTGATGAGGTAAGTATTGCTTAG
- the rsmI gene encoding 16S rRNA (cytidine(1402)-2'-O)-methyltransferase, whose product MLYLVPTPIGNLEDMTFRAVNVLKEVDLILAEDTRTSAPLLKHFGIDKKVFAHHQHNEHKAVSEIIKFLKEGQNIALISDAGTPAISDPGFLLVREAIKEGLEVQCLPGATAFVPALVNSGLPNDRFCFEGFLPVKKGRQTRLKALAEEKRTMIFYESPHRILKTIEEFITVFGPERQGSISRELSKLYEENVRGTLTDLKLHFENNPIKGEFVFCVAGLE is encoded by the coding sequence ATGTTATATTTAGTTCCAACACCTATTGGCAATCTGGAGGACATGACGTTCCGTGCGGTCAATGTCCTAAAAGAAGTGGACCTCATCTTAGCAGAGGATACAAGGACTAGTGCTCCGCTTTTAAAACATTTTGGAATCGACAAAAAAGTATTTGCGCATCATCAGCACAATGAACATAAAGCGGTCTCTGAAATCATTAAATTTTTAAAAGAGGGACAAAACATTGCTTTGATTTCAGACGCTGGAACACCGGCAATCTCGGATCCGGGATTCTTACTCGTACGTGAGGCCATCAAAGAAGGACTGGAGGTACAGTGCTTACCGGGAGCAACTGCATTCGTACCAGCGCTTGTCAATTCGGGACTTCCCAACGACCGTTTTTGCTTTGAAGGTTTTCTACCCGTAAAAAAAGGAAGACAAACACGCTTAAAAGCTTTGGCAGAAGAAAAAAGAACAATGATCTTCTACGAATCACCACATCGTATTCTCAAAACAATTGAAGAATTTATCACCGTTTTTGGACCAGAAAGACAAGGGTCGATATCTCGTGAGTTGAGCAAACTCTATGAGGAAAATGTGCGCGGAACATTAACTGATTTAAAATTACACTTCGAAAACAATCCGATTAAAGGAGAATTTGTATTTTGTGTAGCAGGATTGGAATAA
- a CDS encoding PH domain-containing protein — protein MNMEQFAQDGQDIKIIEKLVSKVQDMLTPGERIDYIAVQKKPAVTILPDSITISNKRIFMCEFTKLGLATDFEIFGWQDIKDIAFKEEIFGSKVTVIPFTGENLSIDYIPKVQARKLYQYIKAALENYKKAELAAEKEKIVIASTVAKEGIIERPESNAAGQPAVTAPAQSAPQYYGAGQPTPQAPVQTQQPIASTPTIPTVSAAAISPAAAKEEEEDEITLKLKKLKTLFDKQLITQEEYESKKREVLSSL, from the coding sequence ATGAACATGGAACAATTTGCACAGGATGGGCAGGACATAAAAATCATCGAAAAATTGGTTTCTAAAGTCCAGGATATGCTTACTCCAGGAGAAAGAATAGATTATATAGCAGTTCAAAAGAAACCTGCAGTGACTATTTTACCGGATAGTATTACCATCAGTAATAAGCGCATATTTATGTGCGAGTTTACTAAATTGGGCTTAGCTACTGATTTCGAAATTTTCGGCTGGCAAGATATCAAAGATATTGCTTTCAAAGAGGAAATCTTCGGTTCGAAAGTGACTGTTATTCCTTTTACTGGGGAGAATTTGAGCATCGATTATATCCCTAAAGTTCAGGCCAGAAAATTATATCAATATATTAAAGCTGCACTTGAAAATTATAAAAAAGCGGAATTGGCCGCCGAAAAAGAGAAAATAGTGATCGCTTCAACTGTGGCAAAAGAAGGGATTATCGAAAGACCGGAAAGTAATGCCGCAGGGCAGCCAGCAGTTACAGCACCTGCTCAATCAGCACCACAATATTATGGGGCTGGTCAGCCAACACCGCAGGCGCCGGTTCAGACACAGCAACCGATCGCATCCACCCCAACTATTCCGACAGTTTCGGCAGCTGCTATCTCACCTGCTGCGGCAAAGGAAGAGGAAGAGGATGAAATTACGTTAAAGCTCAAAAAATTAAAAACGCTCTTCGACAAACAATTGATTACCCAAGAGGAATACGAGAGTAAAAAGAGAGAAGTCTTATCCAGTTTATAA
- the lnt gene encoding apolipoprotein N-acyltransferase, with amino-acid sequence MKNNYLLALLSAFLLWLGWPPIPYSSPLLFIGFVPLLIAVENIIRSETCKRKGRKVFLTAGLSAVVWNTASIYWVYNSISAVMPPFAAVLISLIPFCLGAALMALVFRLYAQLRRKTNILLSLFGLMGFWISYEFLHESWDLAFPWMTLGNGFASFHQLVQWYEITGVYGGTIWIWLVNILVFTLYLNREGLYPVKRKIVPIAVLTAVLLIPSTYSLIRYVNYEEHQNPAQIVVVQPNIDPYLKFHISPEEQLNTLFSLSNSVAKPNTEFFIWPETALSQNGDFDEDNFRETYSYQRILKFLDQYKNGNVLSGIESYQLYNDAKTPTAREIAPYVYQDNFNAATLIDYSSKLQFYHKSKLVPGVEQMPFGAAMNFLKPLFKAFGGTTGGYGKQAEPSVFYAQSGIGAAPVICYESIWGNYVAKYVKKGAQFIAIITNDGWWGNTSGKDQHLQYAKLRAIENRRWVARSANTGISGFINQRGDIVQQTKWWQPAALNQEINLNEEITIYTQAGDIAAYLGLTLALGGILLLIVVRRRKEVI; translated from the coding sequence GTGAAAAACAACTATTTACTGGCACTTTTAAGTGCCTTTTTATTGTGGTTGGGCTGGCCTCCAATCCCCTATTCCAGTCCATTGTTATTTATTGGATTTGTACCTCTGCTAATTGCTGTGGAAAACATTATCCGAAGTGAAACATGCAAACGAAAAGGCCGTAAAGTGTTTCTTACTGCAGGACTCTCCGCAGTTGTCTGGAACACCGCCTCTATTTATTGGGTATACAACTCCATTTCAGCAGTTATGCCGCCATTTGCAGCTGTCTTAATCAGCTTGATCCCTTTTTGTCTGGGAGCGGCTTTAATGGCGCTGGTTTTCAGACTTTATGCGCAACTACGACGCAAAACAAACATCCTGTTATCCCTCTTCGGATTAATGGGATTCTGGATAAGCTACGAATTTTTACATGAATCCTGGGATTTAGCTTTCCCCTGGATGACATTAGGCAATGGTTTTGCCAGTTTCCACCAATTGGTGCAATGGTATGAAATCACGGGAGTCTATGGTGGAACCATATGGATCTGGCTGGTCAATATCTTGGTCTTTACACTTTACCTGAATCGGGAGGGACTTTATCCGGTCAAACGTAAGATTGTCCCGATTGCTGTATTGACCGCAGTGTTACTAATCCCAAGCACCTACTCGTTGATACGTTACGTTAACTATGAGGAACATCAGAATCCCGCACAAATCGTTGTTGTTCAGCCTAATATTGACCCTTATCTTAAATTCCATATTAGTCCCGAAGAACAATTAAACACCTTATTCTCCTTATCAAATTCAGTCGCTAAACCAAATACCGAGTTTTTTATCTGGCCTGAAACGGCACTTTCACAGAACGGAGATTTCGACGAGGATAATTTTAGGGAAACATACTCTTACCAGCGCATCTTAAAGTTTTTAGATCAGTATAAAAATGGCAATGTACTTTCAGGTATTGAAAGTTATCAGCTGTACAACGATGCCAAAACACCGACTGCACGCGAAATAGCTCCTTATGTTTATCAAGATAATTTCAATGCCGCGACATTGATCGATTATTCTTCCAAACTACAATTTTATCATAAGTCCAAGCTCGTTCCGGGCGTTGAACAAATGCCTTTTGGTGCAGCCATGAACTTCTTAAAACCTCTGTTTAAAGCATTCGGCGGTACTACGGGAGGCTATGGAAAACAGGCCGAACCATCGGTATTTTATGCGCAAAGTGGCATTGGTGCAGCACCGGTCATCTGTTACGAATCCATTTGGGGCAATTATGTTGCTAAGTACGTCAAAAAAGGAGCACAGTTTATTGCGATCATCACCAATGATGGCTGGTGGGGAAATACTTCGGGCAAAGACCAACATTTACAGTACGCTAAACTACGTGCGATTGAGAATAGACGATGGGTGGCTCGCTCGGCCAACACAGGGATCTCTGGCTTCATTAATCAACGCGGAGATATTGTGCAACAGACCAAATGGTGGCAGCCTGCAGCCCTCAATCAGGAAATTAATTTAAATGAAGAAATCACGATCTATACGCAAGCAGGTGATATCGCCGCTTATTTAGGTTTGACGCTCGCATTAGGAGGAATTTTGCTCCTGATCGTGGTCAGACGAAGAAAGGAAGTCATATAA
- a CDS encoding cysteine desulfurase family protein produces MQVYFDNAATTALDPEVIKVMIDVMDNNFGNPSSIHSHGRQVKTIVEKARKTIANLLHVSPAEIFFTSGGTEADNMAIVRSITDFGITHAVTTPIEHHAVLHTLEELQKAGKVHLDLLEVDEKGNLNINQLEELLKGNPRTFVSIMHANNEIGNLNDIHHIAELCQKYNAIFHSDTVQTMGHYPHDLGNLKIDFITGAAHKFHGPKGVGFLYINANNKIKPLIYGGAQERNIRGGTENVYGIAGLAKALELAYENMEEHHTYIQGLKSYMIDELLKAIPDIGFNGVIEPDKSLYTVLNVSFPCSNLADMLLFNLDIAGISCSGGSACSSGTDIGSHVLNAINSSAERPSVRFSFCKNNTREEIDFVVKTLKELCTKNQ; encoded by the coding sequence ATGCAAGTATATTTTGATAATGCAGCGACTACAGCCTTAGATCCTGAAGTAATAAAAGTAATGATCGATGTGATGGACAATAACTTTGGAAATCCATCCTCTATCCATAGTCACGGACGACAAGTAAAAACAATTGTAGAAAAAGCACGTAAAACGATTGCCAATCTACTTCATGTATCTCCTGCAGAGATATTTTTTACATCGGGTGGAACGGAAGCAGACAATATGGCCATCGTGAGGTCAATAACCGACTTTGGGATAACCCATGCCGTTACCACACCCATTGAGCACCATGCCGTATTACATACATTAGAAGAGCTGCAAAAAGCAGGTAAAGTGCACCTGGATCTGCTTGAAGTTGACGAAAAAGGCAATTTAAATATCAACCAGCTGGAAGAGCTTTTAAAGGGTAACCCACGTACTTTTGTCTCTATTATGCATGCCAATAATGAAATTGGAAATCTCAACGATATTCACCATATCGCCGAGCTATGCCAAAAGTACAATGCCATTTTTCATTCGGACACTGTGCAGACGATGGGGCATTATCCGCATGATCTTGGTAACCTTAAAATAGATTTTATAACTGGAGCTGCACATAAATTTCATGGCCCGAAAGGGGTAGGCTTTCTTTATATTAATGCCAACAATAAAATCAAACCTTTAATCTATGGCGGAGCCCAGGAACGCAATATACGTGGCGGGACAGAAAATGTATATGGCATAGCAGGACTTGCCAAAGCGCTGGAACTTGCCTATGAAAACATGGAAGAACATCATACTTATATACAGGGGCTCAAATCTTATATGATTGATGAGTTGTTGAAAGCAATACCCGACATTGGCTTTAATGGCGTCATCGAACCAGACAAATCATTGTACACCGTATTGAATGTTTCTTTCCCTTGCAGTAACCTCGCTGATATGCTCCTATTCAATTTGGATATTGCCGGCATATCATGCTCTGGCGGAAGCGCCTGCAGCTCAGGGACCGACATAGGCTCTCATGTATTGAATGCGATCAATTCGAGCGCTGAACGCCCCTCGGTGCGTTTTTCTTTTTGTAAAAACAATACCAGAGAGGAAATCGACTTTGTTGTAAAAACGTTAAAGGAACTTTGTACAAAAAACCAATAA
- a CDS encoding copper resistance protein NlpE: MKRYIWIVGLWVIIGMVGCDNPKQSVAVYKDNLQDLKGRDKAEVVIGEYKGVLPCADCDGIETLISLHADNTYQYSSKYLNKSEDVFVREGKWKLDGNIITLDGVDYKFKLGNGMLSQLDLSGNDITGDISKYYVLTKN, translated from the coding sequence ATGAAAAGGTATATTTGGATTGTGGGTTTGTGGGTGATCATTGGAATGGTGGGGTGTGATAATCCCAAGCAAAGTGTAGCCGTCTATAAAGATAATTTACAGGATCTTAAAGGAAGAGATAAGGCGGAAGTAGTGATTGGTGAGTATAAGGGCGTGCTCCCTTGTGCGGATTGCGACGGGATTGAAACATTAATTTCATTACATGCTGACAATACTTATCAATACTCATCTAAATATCTAAATAAAAGTGAAGATGTGTTTGTTCGCGAAGGAAAGTGGAAGTTGGATGGCAATATTATTACCTTAGATGGTGTAGATTATAAATTCAAACTTGGAAATGGAATGCTCAGTCAGCTGGATCTTTCAGGAAATGACATTACCGGAGATATATCCAAATACTATGTGCTGACGAAAAATTGA
- a CDS encoding tetratricopeptide repeat protein: MSTRLDQLNEFLKESPEDPFLKYAIAAEYLKQGNEQEAMSRFEDLVQSNPEYVGTYYHLGKLYEKLSREESAIATYRSGIEIARKSRNFHALGELQGALAVLGDDDDDDF, from the coding sequence ATGTCAACACGATTGGACCAACTGAATGAATTTCTGAAAGAGAGCCCGGAGGATCCTTTTTTGAAATATGCGATTGCAGCTGAATATCTCAAGCAGGGGAATGAGCAGGAGGCTATGTCGAGATTCGAGGATTTAGTACAGTCGAATCCAGAATATGTAGGAACCTACTATCATTTGGGTAAATTGTACGAAAAATTAAGTAGAGAAGAGTCGGCGATTGCTACATACCGATCTGGAATCGAGATCGCCCGCAAGAGTCGTAATTTCCATGCTTTGGGCGAGTTGCAGGGTGCATTGGCAGTTTTGGGAGACGATGACGATGATGATTTTTAA
- a CDS encoding electron transfer flavoprotein subunit beta/FixA family protein, giving the protein MKILVCISNVPDTTSKITFTNDNTAFNTAGVQFIINPYDEIALSKAVELAEGGKGTVTVINVGDASTDATIRKALAIGADSAVRINSVPRDAWFVANQIAAYAKDKAFDLILTGRESIDYNGAQVAAIIGELLHIPSVSIAKKVEVASDMVTVEREIEGGKEVLTAKLPLVIGTAEGVAEPKIPNMRGIMSARSKPLDVVEPFSVELLAHIVNYETPAPRGTVKLVDATEVEKLVSLLHDEAKVI; this is encoded by the coding sequence ATGAAAATATTAGTTTGTATAAGCAATGTCCCTGACACTACATCCAAAATCACTTTTACAAATGACAACACTGCATTTAATACAGCTGGTGTACAATTCATTATAAACCCTTATGATGAAATTGCTTTATCTAAAGCAGTAGAATTGGCCGAAGGTGGAAAAGGAACCGTAACTGTCATCAATGTGGGTGATGCATCGACAGATGCAACCATTCGAAAAGCATTGGCAATTGGCGCAGATAGCGCTGTGCGGATAAATTCCGTTCCCCGAGATGCTTGGTTTGTTGCGAATCAAATAGCAGCATATGCCAAAGACAAGGCATTTGACTTAATTTTAACTGGTCGTGAATCTATCGATTACAATGGTGCTCAAGTGGCGGCAATTATAGGAGAATTGCTACACATCCCATCCGTTTCGATAGCCAAAAAAGTCGAGGTTGCAAGTGATATGGTGACCGTGGAGCGTGAAATTGAGGGTGGGAAAGAAGTGTTAACGGCCAAGTTACCACTCGTCATCGGTACAGCCGAAGGTGTTGCTGAGCCTAAAATACCCAATATGCGTGGTATTATGAGTGCACGAAGCAAACCGCTGGACGTGGTGGAACCGTTCTCCGTAGAACTTCTTGCTCACATTGTCAACTATGAGACACCAGCTCCACGAGGTACGGTCAAACTTGTTGACGCTACTGAGGTAGAAAAATTAGTTTCTCTTCTTCATGATGAAGCTAAAGTTATTTAA
- a CDS encoding electron transfer flavoprotein subunit alpha/FixB family protein has protein sequence MSILVYVENTDGKFKKSAFEVVSYAKSIADNIQTDVVAISIGNVAEDELAALGKYGASKVLNVNQEQLASFVNQAYASIIAEAVKSTGSKLLVLSNSFSGKGLAPRIAAKLEAGLADGVLELPHITDDKLTVKKTAFSNKAFATLELTSDIKVIALSPNAYEIKETGGNAAVETFTPNIDQLDFSTMVKEIVRATDKVSLPEAEIVVSAGRGLKGPENWGMIEELADVLGAATACSKPVSDAGWRPHSEHVGQTGIVVSPNLYIAIGISGAIQHLAGVSSSKTIVVINKDPEAPFFKVADYGIVGDVFDIVPKLTQALKAYKGI, from the coding sequence ATGTCGATACTTGTATATGTAGAAAATACCGATGGAAAATTCAAAAAATCTGCTTTTGAAGTTGTTTCTTACGCCAAATCCATCGCTGATAACATACAGACTGATGTTGTTGCAATTTCAATCGGAAATGTCGCCGAAGACGAACTTGCTGCTTTGGGCAAATACGGTGCTTCGAAAGTATTAAATGTCAATCAGGAACAACTTGCTTCTTTTGTAAACCAAGCTTATGCTAGTATCATCGCAGAAGCTGTAAAAAGTACGGGTTCGAAATTGCTTGTCCTGTCCAATTCATTTTCCGGAAAAGGTCTTGCTCCTCGCATTGCAGCCAAATTGGAAGCTGGTCTGGCCGATGGCGTGCTCGAATTACCGCACATTACGGACGATAAACTGACGGTCAAAAAAACAGCGTTCTCCAATAAAGCGTTCGCTACGCTCGAACTAACCTCGGATATAAAGGTCATCGCACTAAGTCCAAATGCATATGAAATAAAAGAGACCGGTGGTAATGCCGCTGTCGAAACCTTTACGCCCAATATTGACCAACTTGATTTTTCAACCATGGTTAAGGAGATTGTGCGCGCAACAGACAAAGTTTCTTTACCCGAAGCTGAAATTGTGGTCTCTGCAGGCCGCGGTCTCAAAGGCCCCGAAAACTGGGGAATGATTGAAGAACTTGCGGATGTGCTAGGTGCAGCTACCGCATGTTCGAAACCTGTGTCCGACGCCGGCTGGCGCCCCCATTCGGAACACGTAGGACAAACAGGTATTGTAGTAAGCCCTAATCTCTATATTGCAATTGGTATCTCTGGAGCAATTCAACATTTGGCCGGGGTGAGCTCCTCGAAAACCATTGTTGTCATCAATAAAGATCCCGAAGCTCCATTTTTTAAAGTTGCCGATTATGGAATTGTAGGGGATGTATTCGACATCGTTCCAAAATTGACGCAAGCACTGAAGGCTTATAAAGGTATCTAA
- a CDS encoding bifunctional nuclease family protein, giving the protein MKKIRLDIVGLSYSQTQSGAYALVLGEVEGNRRLPIIIGSHEAQAIAIRIEKMIPSRPLTHDLFQSFGESFGIRLIEVIIYNLIEGIFYAKMICSDGNKIVEIDARTSDAVALAIRFEAPLYAYEFIMSSAGIIIEGHDFAFLENMDKSNKVQDPSVVEVEEKTPSKSPHNPFSSLTNEQLEQALNQALTEENYERAALIRDEISKRK; this is encoded by the coding sequence ATGAAGAAAATCAGATTAGATATCGTTGGTTTATCCTATAGTCAAACCCAATCAGGGGCTTATGCCCTGGTATTAGGTGAAGTGGAAGGCAACAGAAGATTACCCATCATCATCGGCAGTCACGAGGCTCAAGCTATTGCTATTCGGATAGAAAAAATGATTCCTAGTCGCCCGCTGACACACGACCTATTTCAATCCTTTGGAGAATCATTTGGAATTCGGCTTATTGAAGTTATTATCTACAATCTAATTGAAGGGATATTTTATGCTAAAATGATCTGTTCCGACGGCAACAAGATTGTAGAGATTGACGCACGCACTTCTGATGCTGTTGCACTTGCAATACGCTTTGAAGCGCCCTTGTATGCCTACGAATTTATTATGTCCTCTGCAGGAATTATTATTGAAGGACATGATTTCGCATTTTTGGAAAATATGGACAAATCCAACAAAGTCCAGGATCCAAGTGTTGTTGAGGTCGAAGAAAAAACACCTTCCAAATCCCCACACAATCCTTTCTCCTCATTGACAAATGAGCAATTGGAACAAGCACTTAATCAGGCATTGACCGAAGAAAACTACGAACGGGCGGCGTTGATTAGGGATGAGATTTCCAAAAGGAAATAG
- a CDS encoding nucleoside permease codes for MSIKLRLTIMSFFQFFVWGAWLITIANYWFGTKQWDGTQFGAIFATMGIASLFMPTLMGIIADRWINAEKLYFILHLCYAGVLFYLPQVNDPNTFFYAMLAAMCFYMPTLALSNSIAYTALNENNYDLVKAFPPIRVFGTIGFIVAMWITNLTGSKATAFQFYIAGTAALALSLYAFTLPKCPPKKLQQENASWTQLLGLEAFKLFGNYKMALFFIFSMFLGAALQLTNAYGDVFLDEFKFYPKFAESFVVKYSTIIMSISQISETLFILAIPFFLKRFGIKKVMLISMLAWVLRFGLFSFGDPAGGLWMIVLSCIVYGMAFDFFNISGSLFVETSTTSSIRSSAQGLFMMMTNGFGAVVGSFASGWIIDQYFTKSFQHSKDLAQYLDTTVDNTHFLHFLKERNISILPDGVLSGNLMLKDWHDIWLAFALYTFVIAILFALFFRHKHER; via the coding sequence ATGTCTATTAAATTAAGATTGACCATCATGAGCTTCTTTCAGTTCTTCGTCTGGGGAGCATGGTTGATTACAATAGCGAACTATTGGTTTGGCACAAAGCAATGGGATGGTACGCAATTTGGAGCCATTTTTGCAACAATGGGAATCGCATCTCTATTTATGCCTACACTGATGGGAATCATTGCAGATCGGTGGATAAATGCAGAAAAATTATATTTTATTCTTCACTTATGTTATGCAGGTGTTTTATTCTATTTACCTCAGGTAAATGATCCAAACACCTTTTTTTATGCGATGCTTGCGGCGATGTGTTTTTATATGCCGACTTTGGCGCTATCGAATTCCATCGCTTATACTGCACTAAATGAAAACAACTATGATCTGGTCAAAGCTTTTCCCCCTATCCGGGTGTTTGGCACGATCGGTTTCATCGTCGCGATGTGGATCACCAATTTAACGGGTAGCAAAGCAACGGCCTTTCAATTTTATATCGCCGGAACTGCAGCGTTGGCATTGAGTCTCTACGCGTTTACGTTACCAAAATGTCCACCGAAAAAATTACAACAGGAAAATGCTTCTTGGACACAACTATTGGGCTTAGAAGCGTTTAAACTCTTTGGAAATTATAAAATGGCTTTATTTTTTATTTTTTCCATGTTCTTAGGCGCAGCACTCCAGTTGACCAACGCCTACGGTGACGTATTCTTGGATGAATTTAAATTCTACCCCAAATTTGCAGAATCTTTCGTCGTGAAATATTCGACGATCATTATGTCGATCTCGCAGATATCCGAAACGCTCTTTATTCTTGCTATTCCATTTTTCCTTAAAAGATTTGGTATAAAAAAGGTGATGCTGATTTCGATGTTAGCCTGGGTATTACGTTTTGGATTGTTCTCCTTTGGTGACCCTGCTGGCGGGCTTTGGATGATTGTATTATCCTGCATTGTATATGGCATGGCCTTTGATTTTTTTAATATTTCAGGCTCACTGTTTGTCGAAACCTCCACAACCTCCAGTATACGCAGTTCTGCCCAAGGTTTGTTTATGATGATGACAAATGGTTTTGGCGCCGTTGTAGGCAGTTTTGCTTCTGGGTGGATCATTGATCAATACTTTACCAAAAGTTTTCAGCATAGCAAAGATTTAGCCCAATACCTGGACACAACAGTGGATAACACTCACTTTCTGCACTTCTTAAAGGAAAGAAATATCTCGATCTTACCTGACGGTGTTTTAAGTGGCAATCTTATGCTAAAAGACTGGCATGATATCTGGCTTGCATTTGCGCTGTACACCTTTGTTATCGCAATTCTTTTTGCCTTATTCTTTAGACATAAACACGAGCGTTAA